In Corylus avellana chromosome ca8, CavTom2PMs-1.0, the genomic stretch AAGTGCAGCAACCTATTAAATCAGACTTGAAAATATACTTGGAAATATATTGAGACTGAATAAGGAAAACCCAAATTTCAAACGATCCACCAGTCCAAGACAAACACTCCAAACCGATCATATTAGTCTATAACAATTCTAATTACCGTAATCAAACCAATAAATCATGGACTGGAAACTAATCAGAGAACAAAGATTCTATCTTCCAGAGACAAAACAAGGAGATCCAGATCAGCAATTCCCAAAATATTCACTTTTAATTTAGGGAATCTTACCGATTCTTTGTTGGCACTACCATATTTGCTCTGAATCTGCATAAAACCCAACCATTATAACTATTTGTACAAAAGTTAAATTCAAagattaaactttaaattacagCACAAACAGAGCAAACCCCCAAAACTTAAAGTAAATGAGTTAGATTCATGAAAAAAATACTTGAAATTGTCACCGATGAAATGATGATCTGTGAGAATAAAGTGAGTAATACAAAGTttattgcagatttttttttagagagacCCTGAATCTAAACAAAAGAACACTAAAGAAAGCTTCACCGAGAGGCAAGACATACCATGAGAGGCGATAATGAGACTAGTTTCATTAATCAAATCCAACAGCCGGTAttaaattcaattcaattagacGGCCACgattaaattcaatcaaaaatttaaaaattcaaaatttaggaattatgaataaaaattgtgttatttagtattatttaggttcaatttgatatttgaattttaatatatattgtatcttatatagttatatgtaaacatttatatacttatatgattgtaacattatataggtcaatgttattgttaattgttatatacttatattatatgatatcatgatatataatttaaattcaaattgttaagtttttacttaccgcaaattgtgattataatgtataaattatgagaaacacattagttacttcATTAATCTAATGGTAATCCTCAAGCTCTAAGTCCCAAATTCATCATGAATTCATGATTCATGAGTGACTCATACTTAAATTGTAtaatcatattatctcacaatgtttttcttaatttaagattaaatattttttaaatcacaatgtcaaacgctttatgtcacacacactaatcactattatcatattacatatagtattatttagttgaTAGGTTCAAATGTTAATACTTAACACgggtcaagtatataatgtcaatattaatatatattgtatcttatatgtaaacatttatatacttaatacttatatgattgtattatgggtcaatgttaattgttatgtaCTTTTATTATATGATCTCATGATCACGATTCACAACATCAAcatatgatttaaatttaaattgttaagtttttacttaccgcaaattgtgattataatgtgtaaattataagaaacacattagttatTTCGTTATTAATCACTTAATCTAATGGTAATGCTCAAACTCTTTAGTCCTAAATTCCTCatgatctaatggtcatacactcacacttaaattatatgatcatattatctcacaattcatATTAGTATTATCTTAGATTTAAGATAATGTGATAtaagttttataagaataaagtatataattataatgtattgattaaataacacaataacttacgcagatataccatatgattatataatgattaatgattatgtgatatacgattccaattttAAAAGTGTAAACTAtctaatgataatatttttattaaatgacacaataacttgtaccatatgattatattatatgataaaatgattaattataatatcaaatatttcctATTAtctactctatatatatatatatatattataagcgACAAAgtacaaaatgataaaatttggTATAAAAcgacaaaataattttttaatttaaatttggtataAAATCCGGTAttgttgtgtttgtgtttgtgtttgagttttgagattgaaatattttcaaccTTTAGATTCATCTAAAGGCTCAAATTAGAGAAAATGAGATTCTCATTTTTCCCTCAATTGGAAGGGATCCGGATCTGCCCGTCATGTTGGTGAATTGATTACAAGTCAAGTCACGTCACCTCGCCCCCTCTAGTTTTCTCCTTCTACACGTATTGGATTATTTGAATGCTTGAGAGTTGAGGGTTGCAAATAAGTTGCAGTCCCTTCATGTCGGTGAATTGATTTCTGTTAAGGAACCAGATCAAGCAGCAGCTGTTGTTAAGAGACCAGATTAGCAGGCGTtcactggtgcgctcgatcgcaccattgagcgcagtaccagagaggAGGCATTCACTGGTGATTAACAGGCCATGATTCAAGCTGACCAACAACACATCGACACAGCTCATTCAAGCCCACAACAGATCCCCTTTTCCTGTAACAGCAGCCTCTTCTCCTTGAATCATGCTGAAAACTCAAGCTCCGTGATTCACTCTTCCATGTTTTGTGCAACAACAGCACCATCATGATGTCTTCTCAATTGCTTTACTTTTGTATTTAATATATTAGCCTACATGTagctttccttttgtactttgTCGTTTCTAGTTTCTTTGTAATTTACCTTGTACATATATGAATGAACTACTATGTCATTTGGTAAGTTAAACCAAATTAGAGCTTCCTAAATTCTCGGAGTTCGATTGGAAGAGACCTTGTGCATCAATTCAGGCAAGATGAGGCTCAATTCTTGGACCAATGCATATTACAATTATACAATATGTAATAAGTTTGATTGATATCTTATCCATCAGAGAGTGCAATCCCCTCGTCTCATATTGATGAATAATCCACATAGAGTGAGTGCATTATAAAGATACTTGTAGGTGTTAAATCTTATACTACTTCTTTACTTTGTGAGATTaaactttataagtgattataaaaAGCTGCAAATTTACTAGTCTTGTTAGAGTGATAGCGCAGACGTGACTAACTTTTTTGTAGGTCGATACAATTAAACCTTTAGAATGAAACGTGTTAGCAACAAAGTTGGCCATCAACTCAAACACTTGTGAAGTTTTAGTAGTTTAGTTTTCAGCCAAAtggagaattatatatatacacacacataagGGGCATTCAGGAATCAAGCTTCTGAAGTTGTTGTCGGCGACAATTTCATCTCGACACTAAAtgacatttttgttttgatttaggTTGTTCATCCAGCACCTGGGAATGCTTCTGGCACACTTGTAAATGGTATTTTGCATCATTGCAGTCTTCCAATTGTTGCATTTTCGAATGAGGAAGTTCTTTCATATGCTGAGGATATTTCTGATGATGAGCTCAGTAGCTTATTTACAGACCCAAGTCTTAACTAGTGGTTATCTTCCAGCCAAATTGGGGCAACCATTCGCCCATGGATTGTGCATTGATTGGACAAAGGCACTAATGGATTACTTCTTGTTGCAAAGGTAACCCCCTATCCCTTGATAACTGGTCTTAAGCACCAGAAACTAGAAAACTACCATTCTATTTATAATAGTCGGATTTGTCTTGTGGACAATTATACTCTGATGGCAGAATGAACACTCTCATGCCCATTTATCTGAACAATTCAAGCAACATACCATCTAAAGAGTATACATTAGTCTTACTTCTGGAGTGCCATCTCCAACTACTAGGCGTGTTGAGGTCCCAATTGGTTGTGATTTAAATAATCGGATTCGCATGGTTGCTGTATCGGGATCAAGTAATTGTAGACAAGCCTGCCATGCTGCTAGTAGGTGATTGATGGTCCTCCATCACTTCCATTGTCATGTGCTTAAGTTATGCTTCACAATGTTGGCAAATGCAACTATTCaggagagagagaatatgaTATGGCAGTAGGGATTTAAATCCTGAGCATTTAGACTACCTTGCTATCAGAAATGAACCCTTAAGGCCTAAAGTAGTGAAATATAGGAATTTGTATTGTTTATTAatactttcattattttttcttttttttgtcctaaaaaatattatcaaaggAGTAccaaatttttctttcatattgaTCATAACTTAGCAAAGTTGTGCTTGACGTCTTCTTATAATATCGAAGTTGTCTATATGTGTAAACTTCCAAACAATCATCAATAATATCAATCTTCTCCAATGTACTaaattttaacataaataaaatagaacacTAATTCATggacagaaaaaataaataaataaaaataagaaaaaacaattttttttttttttaatcctctCAGAAGCAAAGTAACCAAAGTCCCACCAACGAGGCAATCTTAAAACCTAATCAGTTTCTCTTAAGCTTTAAAAAAAGATCAAATACATGTTAAAACATTCGGACCTCTGTTATTATGAACTGAATTACATCTCTCTTTGTTAAGGCATAAACTTTAAAGTGCTTTTTATTCTCTAATGATGTAAATGCCACAAAGATCTCATAGCAAGTGAAACAATATCTTGGATCATTTAATTagtaaattagaaagaaaaaaaaaagtctagtagggcatttaaataaaatcatttataactagcaaagaatattaaaaaatgatcGAGATCAAGATCCCTTGCAATCGATTGTACTCTAAATTAAATGACATTACTTTAGTCAACTTGATacatacaaaataaaaacttttggaaGCATCCCAATCTCACACCACTCCCGATGGGAGTTGCATGTCTTCACGATCATCAAAATGGCTGCATCCAAAGGAGAAACGTTTAGAATTAATGTGCTTCCCAGGAGCAAGTTTGCAAATTAAATCAAAGCAGTTTACATACATGGTCACGTAGTAGTAGCAAAAATCTGCAAGAATGAAACCATTTACAATTTCGGAGAGGACACCCATAATAGTCCACCATATATTATCATAACCCACAAAAGCATAACCCAAAAATATCACCGATTGTCCTCGAGTAAGCAATATCTGCATAAAAgaatcaaatcatatatatcaatAGCTTGGAAAGAAATTGAGCTACCATTAATTACCATATACAAATTAAGAGCCAAATCATATCTCACCTCGATAATCCAATTTTCAACATATACTATTCTCGAAAACCCCAGCCAACATATATATTGTGCTGTAACCGGATCAACACTCtgagaatttgaaaaaagaaaaaatgagaaaacaattTCTACAAGTCAGTGCACcatcaaaatggaaaaaaaagaagagaataaaaCATACCTCTCTCTTCCGTATTACTTGCAGCTGAGGTAGCATCGAAATAGAATTAAGATAACAACAGAAGGCGACAGTAATCCCACTCCAGCTATTTTCCGGTGTCATGGGATGAATTAATAATGATAGCAAAGCACAAGGTATTAGCTGTCTCGAATTCAAGATAAACCCATGACAAGGTATTAAAGAAAAGACCGGAGgtaaatttccaaaataaataaaaataaattaacaaaaacatgGTAAAATGTAATGTAGTAGATTCCAGCAAATAAacctttacttttttcttccaaatcaTTGCGACAGTTGACAGAACAAAGTGATAATTCACATGTTTAGTTTCGAATTCAGGAAACATGTTAAATCACTGTTTTTCCTAAAAGCCTAAGCTGATGGGAAGTGTTAAGGCACAAATATGAACCCTAATGAAAACCTATGAAAGCAATGATAGTCCTGCCAGCCCAAGAACATCTTAGGGCAAGCAAACCTGACAACTGATAACTGTATTGACCTCATATATGATTTATGCAAGTTTAAAACACATGTATCAAGTAAAATTGAATCaagattcatttatttttataggcGAATGTATGCTACGATTGTGAATGTTAAAACTATTTACTGCAAAAGAATTGAGGACTTACTAGGTATAACAATTTGAAGTTGTGCTGTTTGTCCACATAACTAGACTTATATTTAAAACCAACCATATAGATGGCCACAAGTGTTCCCAAAATTGAATAGATGGCCACAACTGTTCCCAAAAGTGAATTTACATCAAGCGGGC encodes the following:
- the LOC132189769 gene encoding uncharacterized protein LOC132189769, which encodes MSEKERKSAAVESGEKPPWPMDAVGALTFLILGGLGITRWLNMLDPLGISLIGDVIHMIGAIFLGATLTQKDTCAGLSLKSLHLTALHLAVKLSYAGLVKSELRPLDVNSLLGTVVAIYSILGTLVAIYMVGFKYKSSYVDKQHNFKLLYLLIPCALLSLLIHPMTPENSWSGITVAFCCYLNSISMLPQLQVIRKRESVDPVTAQYICWLGFSRIVYVENWIIEILLTRGQSVIFLGYAFVGYDNIWWTIMGVLSEIVNGFILADFCYYYVTIHFDDREDMQLPSGVV